One bacterium DNA window includes the following coding sequences:
- a CDS encoding STAS domain-containing protein → MDTPARATVARVEGDLDLLSLPEVERELRAAAAGAGAGQLLAIDVSGVTYLNSAAIRLLYDLAEDLRARHRQLRLVMSSTAPLRSLFRRLRFDTVIPVHETLADAIAEARPETADPTGDSARAHPSE, encoded by the coding sequence GTGGACACGCCGGCCCGCGCGACGGTGGCGCGGGTCGAGGGCGACCTCGACCTCCTCAGCCTGCCCGAGGTCGAGCGGGAGTTGCGCGCCGCCGCGGCAGGTGCGGGGGCGGGGCAGTTGCTCGCCATCGATGTGAGCGGCGTCACGTATCTGAACAGCGCCGCGATCCGGCTGCTTTACGACCTCGCCGAAGATCTGCGCGCGCGGCACCGTCAACTGCGGCTCGTGATGTCCTCCACCGCCCCACTGCGGTCCCTGTTCCGCCGCCTGCGGTTCGACACCGTCATCCCTGTGCACGAAACTCTTGCTGACGCAATCGCCGAGGCCAGGCCCGAGACCGCAGACCCCACCGGAGATTCTGCGCGGGCGCACCCATCCGAGTAA
- a CDS encoding YbhB/YbcL family Raf kinase inhibitor-like protein, with product MRRLISGRLLWIAMSSALVIAPLTLPPAGQAAMASLSVRSNTFAKGGTLPLSTVFNAFGCTGGNRSPHLAWSGEPAGTASFAVIAHDPDAPTGTGWYHWVVFNIPPTVHALKAGAGAQQSPDLPAGAVLGLTDFGFSHYGGPCPPAGDRPHHYNFTVYALSSKIDGGPTTTGAALRFMMRTVTLATGTITGRYGH from the coding sequence ATGCGTCGTCTCATCTCCGGCAGGCTTCTTTGGATCGCGATGTCGAGTGCACTTGTGATCGCGCCGCTCACGCTGCCGCCCGCGGGCCAGGCCGCGATGGCGAGCCTGAGCGTCCGGAGCAACACCTTCGCCAAGGGTGGGACGCTGCCGTTGTCGACCGTGTTCAACGCGTTCGGGTGTACCGGGGGCAACCGCTCCCCGCACCTCGCCTGGAGCGGCGAACCCGCCGGGACGGCATCGTTTGCCGTGATCGCCCACGACCCGGACGCCCCCACCGGGACGGGCTGGTACCATTGGGTGGTCTTCAACATTCCCCCGACGGTGCATGCCCTCAAGGCAGGCGCCGGGGCGCAACAGTCCCCCGATCTTCCCGCGGGCGCCGTTCTCGGTTTGACCGACTTCGGGTTCAGCCACTACGGCGGCCCCTGCCCGCCCGCCGGCGACAGGCCGCACCACTACAATTTCACGGTCTATGCGCTCTCGTCAAAGATCGACGGCGGCCCAACGACCACGGGCGCCGCGCTCCGGTTCATGATGCGGACCGTGACGCTGGCAACGGGGACGATTACCGGCCGGTACGGCCACTGA